The DNA segment TTTTGAGGTTTTATAGGATAGGAATGGTttagaggatggaaatgaagcatgcaaaagtggaaggaacacaagaatttGGAGATTTGAAAAGCTGGCCTCGATGCACACGCATggatgatgcgtacgcgtggcaagTTCAATATCCAGTGATGCGTACacatggctgacgcgtacgtgtgacaaaCGTCACGTGCGTCAGTTAcaagaaaatgctgggggcgatttctgggctgcttttgacctATTTCAGGCCCAAAATTGAAGAcaagaggctgcagagtggagaTGGGAATCAttcatcattcattcattcacttttacactttaggttttagatgtagattTCTAAGAGAggggctctctcctctctctaggttttaggttttCAGTCTTATTTTTTCTTAGCTTCAGAATTTTATCTTactttaatttagctttcttcTACCTTTTATTGTTCTAGTATCTTAGTTTATCTTCTTttgttgatttctttatttttccaatttagtttatgaactcttcttgttagattcaatttctttttaatgcaatttgaggtatttcatgtttattgcttctttttttaattgttgGTTATTGATTCCTTACATTTGTTAATCTtagattttactatttcttgttacttttctatgcttttattttgtgccttccaaatgtttgataaaatgcttggttggattttaaaagatatttttatgttcttaacttggattgattaattagagactcttgagttatcaaaattcttttgttgattggtgattgaaagttgctagtttGCTTGAGCCTCACTAAATCTAGTTTTTTATTAGGACTCGTCAACTTAAGTCGATTTTGCTCGCTTGGCTTTCCTTCATttgttagaggataactaagtgaaAGCGATTCGCAcctaccatcacaattgatgatgataatgaggataggaattccaattctcaatccttgtTAGGACCgttcttagttgttagtttatttttctcgcaatttatattttcttgttcattatttcaaaaccccaaaaagaagtacatcataaccaataataaatacacttccctacaatttcttgagagacaactcgaggtttgaatacttcagtttatttttattggggtttgtacttgtgacaacctaATTAAATGTTGACTGAAGATTAATTGTCAGTTTAGATCTATACTTgcaactatacttgcaacgaagttattttgagaaaattttttCTAACATGTTTTCTCTGTCAATCATTATCATATCACATTNTGGATCATCATTAAGTTAACAACTTGccgttaataaaattattggataatgaataagaattagaattgtatcaatataattaaaatgattaaaaatattttcaagagataattagtttaataatgtactaaatattgattttatataattataataaaaatatttttttaaattagtataattattcattattcattaaatactaattgcaatattgtaatataattataataaagatattttttaaaaataaatttatttagagaaatataaattggTTATTAATAACTGGTGCCGTTAtcatatcatattattattattattattattattattattattattattattaaaatgattaaaaatatttttgattgataattgataagtagattaataatgcattaaatattgattttatataactataatgaagatattttcctaaattagtataattatgcattattacttaaatgctaattatagtataattataataaagatatttttctaaaataaacttagaagagaaaatagtgCATTCATTTTGGCAGAAAAATGGATTTATGACGACACCTCACTTCTATTAGCTGGGGAAAAActcagttttagtatattaagtagatagatTATATATAACTTTcatattgacaattaaatttcaGTTGTtacacaaatattatattttaggtAATGGtacttcttttattattttaaaattattatatttttaagattatttaattatgtttatttttctataaacaTTGTCATAATTAAAGAGTAACTAATGTTCATTTGTGATAgtctaaaattgaaaaaataaaaaatataacatattaATATTCTGAGTTTTTCGGACCATGTTTGCCTTACGTATTTTCTATTTCttattaattactattttttttcatacacttaattatcattaatttatatcaattaaaatttataacttgaaaaaaatagatACGTATctaaaaaatgaacaaaaaatatattttctttttagtaAAACATTTATGTTGCTTTAGCTTTTTTCTGCATTATATCTAACATTTTTActatagttaaaaattttatagatataacAAACTAATTGTTAcactattaaatatattattatagataaattattaaataaaaatttgtaaagaaTATATAATACTTAGTTAAGTATCATAATCATATTTAAAggtaactaaaatttaaatgattgaaattattaaaGGTTAAATATTTTACACTTAATCAATTTTAGTGttgttattgaaattaaaaaaaggatAAGTTGTTAATaaattctatatttaaatttaaatttgagtaagaaaataaaaaaatattttgaattttatctcactaataagagttaattttaagataaaaattactTTGTATATCATATTGTAGGATAGTATAGTCATTTGTTATTCTTTAACGATAAATATTGTCAAATCAAATggtataagaaattaaaaagaaatatatttaTCAGTTCAGgaaatactaatttatttttcaatagaataaattatatattgaataacaaaagtTGTTATTGGTTTCTCTTCACACTAACTAATACTCAACGATGATATTTTGGTACACTatgttacaaaaaaatattaatcaatctAATAAATTTGGTAATAACATAAGTctataaatttgaaaatttaaaaatcatgtCATAAAATGTGAAGTTTTAACAAGGAACAATATTGATCATATTGTTTTGATTTCAAGAATGAATGTCATATCAACAAATAAATTTATCCCAGGTAAGATAAAAGTCCATAAGTATTGTTATTAATAATGAgatattaatctattttaaagataaatactttttttttactacGAATTTTTTTAACTTGGCATGTCAAAGACTAATCCACTACACATtgatactttatttattaaaggtCTGCTGCTAACTAATGAATTGTTACACACACATATAAGGTGAGATTCGAATTTCAAATAATTGCTTATGTAGACAAATGAGATGACCATTCAACTAATCCAAATTGACGAagacaaatattaattattttaaatatttttaagttataaaatatttataataataattactatatatattttttgtttaattttttaataaaaaatttatataactttaTGTATTATCTCGTGCAGGGCACAGAAATATATACTagttagatttttaaaaatacgaAATGTTACACACGTTATTACTAGAACGGCCGACTCAGCGTCAAAAATATGCTCAGAAACCACTATGGTGTCTTAGAAATAAATTTGGAAGACTATTATAGTGAAATTAAAACttcgaaaaccaaaaaaatcatatgaaTTTTAGAACCGATAATAGAAATTTACTCccatacaaaatattattattattattattattattattattattattattaggaaaATTCTATGGTGCCTATGGAAGATTCCTTCAGCAAGTGAGGAAAAGTGTTGGCAAAATGTGGAAACGACACATGTGAGATCTTGAAAACTATGAGGAGACAAATTCTGTCTAAAAGAAAAGGCTATAGGATATTGTAGGGTAATAGAATTAGATTAATTCTGAAAACATAACTGTAATTATATTATTGAGCCTGTTAGTGTGAAGTTGCGGCCTTTTTTTTAGAAGTGTATCAATGGTATGAGTTTTTGGGCTTCGAAAAAATtgagaattcaaaaataataacagTAAAAATTGCATGAGATGAAATGGGCCTTACTTATAATAATATCATTGGATATTGTATTAGAAGTAGTAATAAGCATCTAaaacacattttttattttatttttatattaaaataaatatttttttactaactaactcattagtttatatttattatattatcatATACTATGTGTATTTATCGAAAAATAAGattaacaaatattatataatcttaaaaaatattatattgttattaataaaaatatttgatttttttatacatatttaattatatttatattaataatcatgactaataaaaaaatacttaatttaaatataagtgagtctaaaattaaaataatcagtagcaggaattattacatatattgatatatcatatatttgatcttccttatttaattattccacaacaatatatataatttagtatAATTACGTATATTCATCCAACGTATATCAAGCAAATCTCAAATGATTaatttaatgtataaaaatGACAACCGCTgtaatatgattaataaaattattcataattttattctccacctttttatatgttattaagatattaaataatcattttaatattACTGTTTATCGAAgtccaaaaataatatattgtatttattttttcttgtataatattaaaaacaagTTTTTTCGATAAATACATATAGTATatgataatataataaatataaattaatgagttagttagtaaaaaaatgtttattttaatataaaaataaaataaaaaatgtaattttatgAGAAAAATACTAAAGTTTTAGATGTTTATTACTACTCCTAATACAATATTCAATGCTATTATTATAAGTAATGCCCATTTCGACCCATGTAATTTTTActgttattatttttgaattctcaatttttttcgaaatccaAAAACCCATATCATTGACACACTTTTAAAAAAGGGCCGCAACTCCATATTAATAGGGCCcaataatataattacaatTATGTTTTCAGAATTAATCTAATACTATTATCCTACAATTCCTATAGCCTCTGCTTTTGGACAGAATTTGTTTTCTCAATTATTATCAGTAAGATATGGTGATTGACTGAAATTgtaaatagtttaatttttctCCATTAAACTAACAAGTGACAACTAACAAACAGACAGTATCCCCAATGAATGGTCGAATCAATCGGATGTAATTAGCCATTTTAAGAAACGCGTTGCCTTGTGTtgtaatgtttctttttcacaAAATTAGTGTGCGTAACTACCTACGTACAACGACCCTGCCAAGTAAGAACCTCTACCTCGCAGATTCAATCTCCGTTTCCCCGATACACAAAACGATTACATTCACAATCATAATCCCAAATCTATTGGCCCTAATATTCTATTTCGCTGCACGACTTACGGTTGCTTCCTagattctcctctgttaacacaAAAAGCTTCATTTTGTTTCCTTGGTAGCGGAGGATCAAGTTTGGTTTCTTTTCATTGCGGTGAGTAGTGTTGCCTTTAAATGATTCTATTAACATGATTTCATTAATTCCGATCTACATCATTCATGCTAGTGGTAGCTTTATCTGATCCATGTGGCGTTgcttgcattttgcattttgcGTTTCATGATTTGTTTGTATTTCTTCTTTGGTTGACTCCTATGCTTTCTTTCAAGTTCCAGTGATTGCTTCATTTGTTATAAGTTGTAAACATCTCTTTTACTTTCTAGCTAATTAAATTGTTAGGTATAATAAACTTATTACAGTGGCTTAGTAATGTTATACAATGCAGGGTTCTTATATGGTTGCTACTTCCATATAGCAATCGAGaacaaaaatgaaagaaacCAAGTGAATGGGTAGCAATGGAGAATTCTTACAAGGCTAATGGAAATATACATAGAGTTTCAAGGCAGAATAAACATCCATTCTCCATAAGGGATCAATCATTGCCCTGCTTTGACATAAGAGTATTTTTAGTCAGAGTTTGCAAATCTGATCTTGATAATTCTGCTCCCGAGGTTCTCAAACTGAAATGTGTTTCACCAAATCCTGGCACACTTCTCAAAGTTAATGGCGTCCGCGCTGCTATGCAATCCGAGGGTGTTTCAAGCCTTCTCAAAAGAGATAGAGTAGATAAGAAATCAAAAGAAGTGACATTTGTAAGCACAGATAGTATTAAGATGAGTAGTAATGTTAAGTTTGAAGTGTTTGACAAAGATGTTCTGTTGGTTTCTGGGGTCTTAGAATTATGCAATAGCAATGGAtctgttaatggacaaagatgGAGCATGAACTGTGAGTCAATTATAATTCCTGGAACTAGtttcttcaagagcaagaaatTCATGTTGCCAGGTTCAACTTTACCTACAATAGAGGTCTACATTGCTGGGTCCTTCTTGGATACTCCAATTGTCTTAACAAAGACCCTCCACCTTAGTTCTCAGATAAAACACACAAGGATGGGGACATTCTCTACAAACCTGGAAAACGAGACAAGTGCTCCTTCAACATTTACTTTACAGGTTAACAAGTGAAAGGGGTTTTGCTTTTAtttccttcttttattttattcttactAATAGTTGCATGGCAATTCTTGTACTAATTAAAGGCTGCAGATAACATGAGTGAAAAGCCTGAAGAGGAGGATAACAACATTGATTTGTACCAAAGAAGAGCATATGTTGctgctgaagaagaagatggagaggtGTCATGGTTCAATGCAGGTGTGAGAGTAGGTGTTGGAATTGGTCTGAGTGTTTGCATTGGCATTGGCATTGGAGTTGGCGTGCTTGTTAAGACTTACCAAGGCACTACTCGCAACTTTAGGAGACGACTATTATGATATTAATCTGCACATACATACGCAAATATAACATGCTTGATTCACTGATCAACTATCATAATGGACAagtatttgaaaagaaaaactcATCACTTTGTATTGTGCACCATGTTTGTCATTACATATCCAATTGAAGTGGGGTCACGGGTTACTTACACCCAATCTAATTAAATCTCATTAATTACTCCTAAATTTTCCTTGTTGATAGAATTACTTTTTGTTACTTTAATAAACTCCGTTTATTACTCGACCTTGTTAGCTTCAGTATATGGCAAAATTGAAAATCAGCAAATAAAGGAAAAGTTTAGAGGGCCATtaacttttgtgttttttggttagtacttaaccatcaaaataaaagtgagTGATCTCCCACCAttagatgtaatctcacaccattaaaaatattattgatggcCAATTAATGGTTACAAAATACCAAAATTGTTGGCCCCTAACATTCCTCGCAAATAAATGAGCTTGGCACTGTTACTGGAGCTGAATGGAGATTCTTATTCCATGAATACAACGGTAGGAGACAGATGTCGACCCAAAAAATTAATAGACAAAGACTTGTATCTTTAGTTGT comes from the Arachis duranensis cultivar V14167 chromosome 7, aradu.V14167.gnm2.J7QH, whole genome shotgun sequence genome and includes:
- the LOC107459038 gene encoding uncharacterized protein At1g01500 — its product is MENSYKANGNIHRVSRQNKHPFSIRDQSLPCFDIRVFLVRVCKSDLDNSAPEVLKLKCVSPNPGTLLKVNGVRAAMQSEGVSSLLKRDRVDKKSKEVTFVSTDSIKMSSNVKFEVFDKDVLLVSGVLELCNSNGSVNGQRWSMNCESIIIPGTSFFKSKKFMLPGSTLPTIEVYIAGSFLDTPIVLTKTLHLSSQIKHTRMGTFSTNLENETSAPSTFTLQAADNMSEKPEEEDNNIDLYQRRAYVAAEEEDGEVSWFNAGVRVGVGIGLSVCIGIGIGVGVLVKTYQGTTRNFRRRLL